A genomic window from Salvelinus namaycush isolate Seneca chromosome 21, SaNama_1.0, whole genome shotgun sequence includes:
- the LOC120066490 gene encoding small nuclear ribonucleoprotein F-like isoform X1, with protein MSFQSLPLNPKPFLNGLTGKPVMVKLKWGMEYKGYLVSVDSYMNMQLANTEEYVDGALAGHLGEVLVRCNNVLFIRGVEEEEEDGEMKDV; from the exons ATGTCATTTCAGAGTTTACCACTGAATCCCAAACCGTTCCTGAACGGTCTGACTGGCAAGCCCGTGATGGTGAAGCTGAAGTGGGGCATGGAATACAAAGGATACCTGGTGTCCGTGGACAGCTACATGAACAtgcag TTGGCCAACACTGAAGAGTATGTGGATGGAGCATTGGCTGGTCACCTAGGAGAAGTGCTCGTCAG ATGCAACAATGTCTTGTTCATTAGAGGggtagaagaggaggaagaggatggtgAAATGAAAGACGTTTGA
- the LOC120066490 gene encoding small nuclear ribonucleoprotein F-like isoform X2, with protein MSLPLNPKPFLNGLTGKPVMVKLKWGMEYKGYLVSVDSYMNMQLANTEEYVDGALAGHLGEVLVRCNNVLFIRGVEEEEEDGEMKDV; from the exons ATG AGTTTACCACTGAATCCCAAACCGTTCCTGAACGGTCTGACTGGCAAGCCCGTGATGGTGAAGCTGAAGTGGGGCATGGAATACAAAGGATACCTGGTGTCCGTGGACAGCTACATGAACAtgcag TTGGCCAACACTGAAGAGTATGTGGATGGAGCATTGGCTGGTCACCTAGGAGAAGTGCTCGTCAG ATGCAACAATGTCTTGTTCATTAGAGGggtagaagaggaggaagaggatggtgAAATGAAAGACGTTTGA
- the LOC120066489 gene encoding cilia- and flagella-associated protein 100-like isoform X2, which yields MAESLEETAKPTLDTVWLKSRNSTDDDRKANNPFVLPMDRNIFKKREMDSVIKQQEKKFFSSLPTQMKSTYLSRLRCRSAPMRSAVEDTIPEPEKCRREKTTWATVVTKSCSQERENIRDYLSKQREKFMQQYSLSVKQDTIKKLEKDTVIELQLIRHAEKHLEQDSVAFEKFIKENDQSSVEAVKLAEKETMMKMEKTAEIKKVTVQMMAMKSDISKYQEILKEYQTYKTFLMAVGPLEWREEQKRKMEDRRATKQRERDNTNIFCLPSSVKDENKKGPAYARRNSRVTKHSQIKHQNKSGKVSSILHHQERQGSTIPEVPETAETSDSDEEPEFCYSNPRDMLNLLTDLEEQNLSYIQNFQETEEVMDEISKTILLTQERMNSEARILLQQVDILKNTIQREEEKTSELELKSRIFSYGEYRADKQDVMLNVLRKKVKEVYRVCVGEVDSNISTLHMLANIESRMQEVMDRLETLPPDNIDTVRTQREKEKRIKMREEKLLMKKHHQEERLRMALERATSDSKKRTGRRLMPRSEPSEIKKKDKTHALTTREQEDALYFFA from the exons ATGGCAG AAAGTCTCGAGGAGACTGCAAAGCCAACATTGGATACAGTCTGGCTGAAATCAAGAAATAGTACAG ATGACGACAGAAAAGCTAACAACCCGTTTGTGCTTCCAATGGATCGTAACATCttcaaaaagagagagatggactcTGTAATCAAACAACAA gagaagAAGTTCTTCAGCAGCCTGCCGACCCAGATGAAGAGTACCTACCTGTCCCGACTCAGGTGCCGCTCCGCCCCTATGAGGAGTGCTGTGGAAGACACAATCCCCGAACCAGAGAAATGCAGACGGGAAAAAACAACATGGGCCACTGTGGTCACTAAAA GTTGTAGTCAAGAGAGGGAGAACATTAGGGACTACTTGTCTAAACAGCGAGAAAAGTTTATGCAGCAG TACTCTCTGTCAGTGAAGCAAGACACCATCAAGAAGCTGGAGAAGGACACGGTGATAGAGCTTCAGTTGATCAGACATGCTGAGAAACATCTGGAACAGGACTCGGTCGCCTTTGAAAAGTTCATCAAGGAAAACGACCAGAGCTCAGTGGAAGCTGTCAAGTT GGCAGAGAAAGAGACTATGATGAAAATGGAGAAAACAGCAGAAATTAAAAAAGTAACAGTACAAATGATGGCGATGAAAAG CGACATCTCAAAGTATCAAGAAATCCTGAAGGAGTACCAGACCTACAAAACGTTTCTCATGGCGGTCGGACCCTTGGAGTGGCGCGAGGAACAGAAGCGCAAGATGGAGGACAGGAGAGCAAccaagcagagggagagagataatacaAACATTTTCTGTCTTCCTTCATCGGTCAAAG ACGAAAATAAAAAAGGTCCAGCGTATGCCAGACGCAATTCAAGAGTCACAAAACATTCTCAGATAAAACATCAAAACAAAAG TGGCAAAGTCAGCAGCATACTTCACCACCAGGAGAGACAGGGGTCCACCATCCCTGAGGTGCCAGAGACAGCAGAGACCTCAGACAGTGACGAG GAGCCAGAGTTCTGTTACTCCAACCCCAGGGACATGCTGAATTTGCTGACTGATCTGGAGGAGCAGAACCTGTCCTACATCCAGAACTTCCAGGAAACAGAGGAGGTCATGGATGAGATCAGCAAAACCATCCTGTTGACACAGGAAAGAAT GAACAGTGAGGCACGGATCTTGCTGCAGCAGGTAGACAtcctgaagaacaccatccagagggaggaggagaagacctCTGAGCTGGAGCTCAAGTCCAGGATCTTCTCCTATGGAGAGTACAGAGCTGACAAACAG GATGTGATGCTCAATGTGCTGCGCAAGAAGGTGAAGGAAGTGTACAGGgtgtgtgtgggagaggtggaCTCCAATATCAGCACTCTTCACATGCTGGCCAACATCGAGAGCAGAATGCAGGAAGTTATGGACCGACTGGAGACGCTGCCCCCGGACAACATTGACACCGTCCGCAcccagagggagaaggagaagaggatcaA GATGCGTGAGGAGAAGCTGTTGATGAAGAAACACCACCAAGAGGAGAGACTCCGAATGGCTCTGGAGAGAGCCACCTCTGACAGCAAGAAGAGG ACGGGCAGAAGGCTGATGCCACGATCGGAGCCATCAGAGATCAAGAAGAAGGACAAGACGCACGCGTTGACCACTAGAGAGCAAGAAGACGCCTTGTACTTCTTTGCCTGA
- the LOC120066489 gene encoding coiled-coil domain-containing protein 38-like isoform X1 produces MICYISFPQILIIVSYSTYSEHKLGMDIHSPLRSPLSMPDIKKVKISSPKHTPDAEYLLRRRRGMAESLEETAKPTLDTVWLKSRNSTDDDRKANNPFVLPMDRNIFKKREMDSVIKQQEKKFFSSLPTQMKSTYLSRLRCRSAPMRSAVEDTIPEPEKCRREKTTWATVVTKSCSQERENIRDYLSKQREKFMQQYSLSVKQDTIKKLEKDTVIELQLIRHAEKHLEQDSVAFEKFIKENDQSSVEAVKLAEKETMMKMEKTAEIKKVTVQMMAMKSDISKYQEILKEYQTYKTFLMAVGPLEWREEQKRKMEDRRATKQRERDNTNIFCLPSSVKDENKKGPAYARRNSRVTKHSQIKHQNKSGKVSSILHHQERQGSTIPEVPETAETSDSDEEPEFCYSNPRDMLNLLTDLEEQNLSYIQNFQETEEVMDEISKTILLTQERMNSEARILLQQVDILKNTIQREEEKTSELELKSRIFSYGEYRADKQDVMLNVLRKKVKEVYRVCVGEVDSNISTLHMLANIESRMQEVMDRLETLPPDNIDTVRTQREKEKRIKMREEKLLMKKHHQEERLRMALERATSDSKKRTGRRLMPRSEPSEIKKKDKTHALTTREQEDALYFFA; encoded by the exons ATGATTTGTTATATTTCATTCCCTCAGATATTAATTATTGTAAGTTATAGTACCTATTCTGAACACAAACTAGGAATGGACATTCACTCCCCTCTTCGCTCCCCTTTGAGCATGCCTGATATAAAGAAAG TGAAGATAAGTTCTCCCAAACACACTCCTGATGCTGAATACCTCTTAAGGAGAAGGCGTGGAATGGCAG AAAGTCTCGAGGAGACTGCAAAGCCAACATTGGATACAGTCTGGCTGAAATCAAGAAATAGTACAG ATGACGACAGAAAAGCTAACAACCCGTTTGTGCTTCCAATGGATCGTAACATCttcaaaaagagagagatggactcTGTAATCAAACAACAA gagaagAAGTTCTTCAGCAGCCTGCCGACCCAGATGAAGAGTACCTACCTGTCCCGACTCAGGTGCCGCTCCGCCCCTATGAGGAGTGCTGTGGAAGACACAATCCCCGAACCAGAGAAATGCAGACGGGAAAAAACAACATGGGCCACTGTGGTCACTAAAA GTTGTAGTCAAGAGAGGGAGAACATTAGGGACTACTTGTCTAAACAGCGAGAAAAGTTTATGCAGCAG TACTCTCTGTCAGTGAAGCAAGACACCATCAAGAAGCTGGAGAAGGACACGGTGATAGAGCTTCAGTTGATCAGACATGCTGAGAAACATCTGGAACAGGACTCGGTCGCCTTTGAAAAGTTCATCAAGGAAAACGACCAGAGCTCAGTGGAAGCTGTCAAGTT GGCAGAGAAAGAGACTATGATGAAAATGGAGAAAACAGCAGAAATTAAAAAAGTAACAGTACAAATGATGGCGATGAAAAG CGACATCTCAAAGTATCAAGAAATCCTGAAGGAGTACCAGACCTACAAAACGTTTCTCATGGCGGTCGGACCCTTGGAGTGGCGCGAGGAACAGAAGCGCAAGATGGAGGACAGGAGAGCAAccaagcagagggagagagataatacaAACATTTTCTGTCTTCCTTCATCGGTCAAAG ACGAAAATAAAAAAGGTCCAGCGTATGCCAGACGCAATTCAAGAGTCACAAAACATTCTCAGATAAAACATCAAAACAAAAG TGGCAAAGTCAGCAGCATACTTCACCACCAGGAGAGACAGGGGTCCACCATCCCTGAGGTGCCAGAGACAGCAGAGACCTCAGACAGTGACGAG GAGCCAGAGTTCTGTTACTCCAACCCCAGGGACATGCTGAATTTGCTGACTGATCTGGAGGAGCAGAACCTGTCCTACATCCAGAACTTCCAGGAAACAGAGGAGGTCATGGATGAGATCAGCAAAACCATCCTGTTGACACAGGAAAGAAT GAACAGTGAGGCACGGATCTTGCTGCAGCAGGTAGACAtcctgaagaacaccatccagagggaggaggagaagacctCTGAGCTGGAGCTCAAGTCCAGGATCTTCTCCTATGGAGAGTACAGAGCTGACAAACAG GATGTGATGCTCAATGTGCTGCGCAAGAAGGTGAAGGAAGTGTACAGGgtgtgtgtgggagaggtggaCTCCAATATCAGCACTCTTCACATGCTGGCCAACATCGAGAGCAGAATGCAGGAAGTTATGGACCGACTGGAGACGCTGCCCCCGGACAACATTGACACCGTCCGCAcccagagggagaaggagaagaggatcaA GATGCGTGAGGAGAAGCTGTTGATGAAGAAACACCACCAAGAGGAGAGACTCCGAATGGCTCTGGAGAGAGCCACCTCTGACAGCAAGAAGAGG ACGGGCAGAAGGCTGATGCCACGATCGGAGCCATCAGAGATCAAGAAGAAGGACAAGACGCACGCGTTGACCACTAGAGAGCAAGAAGACGCCTTGTACTTCTTTGCCTGA